A stretch of the Salvelinus fontinalis isolate EN_2023a chromosome 22, ASM2944872v1, whole genome shotgun sequence genome encodes the following:
- the LOC129819831 gene encoding ras-related and estrogen-regulated growth inhibitor-like protein yields the protein MVVQVNQPTRHYSKTMEGSQQKVEANVLLVGAESVGKSALTVRFLTRRFIGEYGDIESIYSHTDRIEGREISFNIWDSLCSQNGEVEGHISDRQLQWADGFILVYSICDRASFNVVRQQVQRIQQAKSKFPGAHPVVIVGNKRDLQHRRTVSSEEGRLLALSTDCGFFEISVAETYHEVQLVFHELLDLIREARALKKGAAGIKGIVRSMSAVFGRKRTE from the exons ATGGTTGTCCAAGTAAATCAGCCAACTCGCCACTACAGCAAAACGATGGAAGGAAGTCAGCAAAAGGTGGAGGCTAATGTCTTACTAGTTGGAGCGGAAAGCGTCGGTAAATCTG CTCTCACGGTGCGGTTCCTCACTAGAAGGTTCATCGGCGAATACGGCGATATTG AATCCATCTACAGTCACACTGACCGAATAGAAGGACGGGAGATCAGCTTCAATATCTGGGACTCGCTTTGCTCCCAG aatggtgaggtCGAGGGACACATCAGTGACAGACAACTCCAGTGGGCTGACGGTTTCATCCTGGTTTACAGCATATGTGACCGTGCCAGCTTCAACGTGGTGCGACAACAGGTGCAGCGCATCCAGCAAGCCAAAAGCAAATTCCCCGGAGCCCATCCCGTCGTTATCGTGGGCAATAAACGTGACCTCCAGCATCGCCGCACCGTCTCCAGCGAGGAAGGACGCCTCCTCGCTCTTTCCACAGACTGTGGCTTCTTTGAGATCTCTGTAGCGGAGACATACCATGAGGTACAGCTGGTATTTCACGAACTGCTCGACCTTATCCGAGAGGCGAGGGCGCTCAAGAAGGGGGCAGCTGGGATCAAGGGTATTGTGAGAAGCATGTCTGCCGTTTTCGGAAGGAAGAGGACTGAGTAG